CCGGGATCTGAACATTCTCCCCTAGTTTCTCTTCATCAGCGTGGGCTGTACGGTGAGTACAGCCCGGGCATCATCCGGGTTGCATTCTTGTTTGTGTATAAAAATGGAATTGCCCCAGGACTCGGGTTGGGGAAGACCTTACTCATAGTGTTGCCAATGCTCCTGTGTCCGACTTGCTTCTTCGGGTCACAGGCACAACCTAGCTATTCTCTGATGCCTCTCATCTCTGGGCGATTGTCCCTCAAATGAAGGGGTTTAGAGATTTCCTGCCTGGAGCCCTTGGCATCATTTTGTCTTTTGGAGTAAATCCCACAAAGGGTAAAATCACCCTACTCACCCCATGAGCTGTAGGAGAATGTCCCTGGACCTGCCccaggtttttcctttttttttttttcccccttcagcTCTTCCACATGATTCCTTCCCCTCTCAAGTAACACATCTCCTCTCCTAGGGGTGGACTCGTGTTTTATGGGTCTGAAGCTTGTGTAATCAGGAAGAACATTATTAAGAAAAAGCCtcataaaattacaaatttagaAGGAGGCACAGAGCTGGTGCAGGAAAGGCACTCTGAAGCTTCCTTAGCTTCACTGTAATgtcctggattaaaaaaaaaaaaaaaaaaaaaagccagcaggGACATCAAACATACCCAAGCCTTGTCTAGGCTGGGACATGCGCACCAGGGAGATTATAGGGGGAGCTGGGAATCAGTTCTGTCATTAACCAGTCGAGATCCTTGGGCAACTCAGTCGGCCCTTGCCTCACATGTAAAGTGAGGAGATTGGAGTAGATCATTCTGCAAATGTCCCTGAGTCCAGCCTTCCTTTCACCACTTGATACGGGACCCAGTAGAAGACCACTGCTTCCTCTCTCACTGTGGCGTTTTTGCGGGTCACCCTGCATGATAATTTACCTCCATTATCAAGACACAATGTGTTGGCAAGTCCCTGCCATGTTGCCTGGAAGAGCTACTCCCGGATTACCTTGGAAAAGGGGCTTATTCCTGTTTGAGGAGACAGAGGTGTTATCTCCATGGCAATATGGCTTTCATGGTGTGTCCCATGGTGTGTCCTGGAGGACGTGAGCAGTGGGGCAAAGTGCAGTCTGGACTTAAGTGACCATCTGTGTGTCCCTTGAAGGAATTTAACATCATCATAGAAATCACTGTGGAATTCAGTGTCTCCCAGGTCCTCGGAccagaagtggagaggagtggttgGCTTTGCTGCCTTCTGAGAAGGTTGCCAGGGCTACAAGGCAAAAGGCCTGTGGGTAAAGGAGAAAATTCCCGTAGGGGGAAAAGACAGTTCACAGAAGGGACAGTTTACCAGCTCCTGTGACAAGAGAAGAGGCAGGGCCTTGGTATAGCTGAGGAGGTGAAAACGAGCTAACCCAAGTGTTACTCCACGTGTTCCTTCTAAGAGGGACAGGGCTCTGCTTGCCATCAGAAAGGTCACATgggaggctggatgcagtggctcatcccagcgctttgggaggccaaggcaggaggttcgcttgaggccccgagtttcagaccagcctgggcaacgtagtgagacgtctgctctacaaaaaaataaataaataaaaagtattaactgggtatggtggcacacacctgtggtcccagttagttgagaggctgaggtgggaggattgcttgagcccaagagttggaggctgcagtgagctatgactgtttcactgcactccagcctgggtaacagtatAATACCCTGTCGcttaaaaaaacaatgaaaagagtcAAGTGGGGTTGTTCTCCTGCAACATTTTTTGGTCCTTGAAACTAGGTTAACATTGGTCCTTTTAAGGCTTTTGGGGATTCCAAAATCTACTCAGCTACCACCTTCTCACTATTTCTTGGAGTTGCTCCTTCTCCATCATTCTCCATGTGTATTAACTGAAGAAGTGGAGCTGGAAGAATCATCTTTTGTCCTAGATTGCAGTTGTGTTGAAAGTGCCCTGAATGGAATACTGGGCCAGGAGAGCCAGACCCAACTCTGTCATTAAGTGTGTTAGAACAGACACCTCAGTCCCACGGAGTTTCTTTTGTAGGTGCCCACCATGACAGGCACTAGAGGTTGACTCTGAAGGTCATTCTAGCAGTGCTTTTCCAGGCTGCTGCCACAACCCAGGGACTCAAGGCAGGGAAGACACAGGATCCGGGGTATCTGAGGAGGAGAGACTGCCTCTTGTTATGCACAAGGTCAATGAGTTTTCACTCAGGTGGGTCTGGCAGCTCCTATGAGCTTCTATTTTGAAGTGGCAACTCATAGGTTCCTGGTAATCTGGGTATGACTATAAAAGTCAAAGATATTAATTAACCCACACAATAGCAGGATAGAGTATAGCTCAGGGGTAGAGTATTGGACTGCAGATCCAACAGGACACCAGTTCAAATCCAGATAACCCCTCTGGCTTTtcaattttgacattttaaatagtGCCTacattttaacttcttttctATTAGACACTAGGGTAAAGATTTCATTTTTTCTGGAACCAGCAAATGGTGAGGGCAGAATGTggtggttttatacattttagggagacatgaggcatcagtcaatatgtgtaagatgtacattggttagTTCTGGAAATGTGGGACAACTTGAGGTGAAGGCAGGACAACTGAAAGcaaggagggggcttccaggtcacaggtatataagagacaaatggttgcattcttttgagctgctgatgagcctctccaaaggaggcaatcagatatgcatttatctcagtgagcagaggggcgactttgaataaaatgggaggcaggtttgccctaagcagttcccagcttgacttttcccttcaggttagtgatttgggggccccaagatttattttcctttcacacttaaGTGTACAGTACTTGAAACTGGacctggggctgggtgcggtggctcacacctgtaatcccagcactttgggaagccaaggtgggtggatcacgaggtcaagagttcgagaccagcctggacaacatggtgaaacctcatctctactaagaatacaaaaattagccgggcatggtggcacgtgcctgtaacgcCAGGTACtgtgaaggctgaggcaagagaatctcttgaatctgggaggcagaggttgcagtggggcggaggttgcagtgagccgagatcgcgccactgcactccagcctgggcaacagagtgagactctgttttggagagaaaaaaaaaaaaaaactggaccaGAACAGCATCTTCCAGGAACAAAGGCTGTTTCAGCATTTCCTAGTTGTCttaatttttcccccttttccatCCAGGCATTCCCCCTGGGATGGGGTGATATTGGTCTTCTAATTCCAAGACAAACCACGAGGATTTATAGCTCAGTGAGTGAGCCCTTATAAGGCCAAGTGAGTCTGCAGAGGATGAAATGTCAACAGGTTAAAATATAAGTAAAGTTCCATGTTGTGTTTAAATTTTGTAACTATCAAAGCCAATTTTATGTCATATTTAAGCTTTAAAAGCAAACTTCTGCTGAAGGGATTATTGAATTATATCAATCATCTCAAAAGCTAAAGGATGTGACGGCGTTCTATGCTTTGGAGAACTAACAGCTTTTTTGGTACAAAATCTCAAAATTCATGGAGGTTCAGCTATACAGCATAGAATTCAGAAGCACAATTCATGATTTTTAGTATCCCTTACACTAATCACATTTCATGAATCTTTTTCAGAACTAcctaaaatatgtttattaattcttctgatttaTATGAACAACAGAAGTTTCTACTTTAGATAGGTTAAAAACAGGTTCTTGTAATAAAACTATGTGACAGCTAGAAAGTCTTACTATCTTTACATTGAATGGCAGGAAAACACAACAGAGAAGCAGGCATTGAAGACAGAGCCTGGTCAAGTGTAGTGTCACTTGAGGCTCTGTCTAATTTGATCATTTAGCAAATGGCGCTTTGCTCTACTCCTCTGAGTTGAAAATATTCTGTATCCTGTGACCTTTCTTTTTAGTATAAGATGTAGGAGCCTGAAAACAAAACTTCTTTTATCTTTGGTGACGtgcttcataattttcttttccttaaagcaGATTCCTTTTGTTAACAAGATATTCGAATTTTTTACTTAGtactttttttccctccaaaaagTGGCATTGGTAACTCAAACAAGAAATGCTAGAGGGGATGGACACCTCAATCCCCATGATGAGCTTATTTTGCATCGCATGCCTCTTTCAAAACAGCTCATGTGCCCCGTAAATATATATACCACTTTGTACTCACAAAAACTTACATTTTTTAAGAAGTGGCTTTTGCTGTTCCAGTTTCACAAACACTTAGAGCTTTGGCGTAGAACTTGGGTACTTGCCCCTTTCCCATCCCTGCCCTCCAATGCCTTCTGATAGTGAAAATGGTCTCTCGGGGCAGCCTCCTTCCTGTATCCCCATTACTGTTTTAGCTCCTCCACCCAAGCCTGCCAGCCCTCCAGCTACTCTATAAACAGTCTCCTTCCTCCTTAACCTTGCCCTGCGAGTCTGCCTTTTTATCCCTCCTTGTACACCTGAAGGCCAGCTTTCCCGTGAAGCCATCCCTCCCCTtcaacctccagaactgagagGGTGGGGTCATCTTCTCAGCCTCATTCTCCACATTGCCCCCAAACCCCAGCTCCTCCACCATCCCTCCCTGCTTCTCTCTCAAAGCCGTCTCCTTTCACCACGCTCTCCTCTCCACATTCATGTCTTCTCCACAAACTTAGTGGAAATTTTTAGAACTAGGCTAACAATCGTATTTTCCTCACCTCCTCCTGCTTTCATCCTCGGGAATGTCAAACTCCAAGGTAATGTGCTTCCAATGCTAAGGCCTCCCGAGATTTTCATCTTCCTGGCTCTAGGAATGTTCACAAACTCCGTTCACTGCGACTCTCAAGGTGTGTGGTGAGGCAGAGGTTCAGAATTTTCCACCAGTGTCTTCTACCCTGCCTTTTGGTTATCAGCTGAGCACATGGCTTCCCAGAAGAAAAACTGCATTTCCTAGACCCCCTTGGAGCTGTGAGGCCACAGGCAGAAGGCTGGTCAATGAGATGCAGGTGAAAGTGATGGGTGTTCTTATATGGAGAGGCTTGTCTTTCCTCCTTCCTACTGGCTGGGAGGTCAATGAGATGCTAATCTGGGTGATGGCATGCTGGAATGAAAGCCAAGCCGGCCAGACAGCCACAAAGAAGAAATCGGGTTCTTGACCCTATGGAAAGCCATTCCTGGACCACCTAGCTATGGACTTTTATGTGGGAGAAAAGAAAGCTTctggtttgtttgcttgtttttgttttgcttccatCCTTTGTTACTTTGGGTGTTCAGCATTCATAGCCAAAGCTGATCATCACTTAGACTATTCCCTTTCAAGATCTTAGAATCAGAAGTCCTTTTATGACACGTTTTCTGATGTTTACATGTTCTTACTGTTACCAAAAATGtttcattatcctcattttgacCTTAATCTTGTCTACCTCTCTCTGTTCCCATGACCCCAGGGCCACCTTGGGGCTCAGCTATCTGCCTGCCCATTATTGATCCCATGTTTGGCCTGTCAGTCATGATTCCAGCTCCTTTGAGAGCTTGGCCTGTGGTCTATCTACCTCTCTCATGAGCCCTTCTGCTTCTGGGGATACACAAGCCTTTGGCCTTTCCCATCTTTGCTCTGGCGGAGCCAGTCTTTGCTGGAGTAAATTGTAGAGCCAGGCAAATGGTCCCACTGCAAATCTACACCAGTTTGACCTCAACCAGTGCCTCTCTCTAATGAGCAatgattctattcctttctaatTCACCTCTTCTCCAATTCCCACAGTGCCTGGTTCATGCTTTGCCCTTCTTCCCAAGTAATGATTCCCACCCTACCTCCTTTATTCTCTTTGGAAGACTTTGTTTTCTATCTGAGAAGATCAAGGCCATGGAGGCCCCCCAGCATCCTCTGCTGCTCTGCATCTTCACCTTCTCCTCATCCCCTCCAGGCTAAGAGGAAAAGCCTGCCTGCTCCTCTCTAGAGCACATCCTGTGTTCTTTAACTATCCTTTGGCTTTCCCTGGGATCTCATTTCATCAATATATCCTGTCTTTTTTGTTGACACATTTGagcatattcatatatgtattggCCATTCACGATATACAGGGAAACCTACAGGCACATCTTTGCAGCAATTATGGCAAACTGTGTGTGCTTTGATAGACATACAGGTGCCATGGAGCATGTGGCAGGGGTCCCACCCATCAGGAGGGTCAGGAGGGCTTCCCAGGAGAACACCCACCCAAGTGCTCCACTTCATTGAGACTGTGCTTGTCACAGTCCTTGGTGACGATGTGTCATGGGTGATTCTCATCTTTAATTCAAGCCCtcagtagcatttttttttcaatcgaCATTGGGGCTGtcactctttttctgtttttttctttgtacttctcTGCCACTTTTCCTCAATCTCTTTTGCTGGTTTCTCCTTAACGTCCCCATTTTTAAACATTCGAAGGCCCAGGTCTTAGTTCCTAGACCACTTTTCTTTTCACTCACACTTCCTCAGTGCTCTCATTCCATCCTGCGGCTTTAATGGGTTGATGGCCCTCAAATTTATACCTTTAGCCAACACCTCCCCTTCAAACTCCAGCTTCATTTTTGATATCTCCATTAGACCATTTAACAGATGGATTCAATTTAATACATCACAGattaaactcctgacttccacCACCCCCTCAAATTTCATTTCTGCTGCAATGAGAATGGCCATCTCAGAGAATGGCCACCCCATCCCACCGGGTGCTCAGGACAGAAAACCTTGGCATTGtccttgacttttccctttctctcacaCCCTGCTCTCAAATCATCAGCAAATCCTGTTCACActgcttcaaaatatatccaaaatctgaccacttctcattGCCTCCACCATCAGACAAAGCTACAATCATCTCTCACCCAGGTTATGGTGACAACTTCCTGAACTTGTGTCCCTGCTTCCATACATGTCCTCTAGTGCCCTCAGGCCAGCCAGAGGATGAAATCAGCTTATGTCATTCCTCTGCAAGAAATCCTCCAATAGCTCCCATCTAATCCAGAGTGAAAGCCCATGTCCGTACACAACCTATCCCAATGGCAAGTGAAACAGACATGGGCTCTTGAAACTAGAGGAGTAGATCAAGATGTACAAATGTTCACAGaagttaaaaatggaaaatatgagaAATACTAGATGGTAAGATGCAGGGGTATTATAAGACTATTACTGGGATATCAAAGTGATTGCAGGAGGTAAGGACGCTTTCCTTGAGGAAGTGATGTTTCATTCATGGTGTATTGGTAAGGTAAAATATTTGTGGTAGTTATTATGCATAAGTATTGTGTATCCCATTGGGGCTGACGTGAAAAATTCTCTCTCGGGTAGTGTGGCCATTCTGCTGGCTTTTTCCAGGGCACCTACTGTCGCTTTTAGCCATAGAAGCTGGTGCTGGAGTTCACCTCCTTTGCCCAGCTAAGGCTTCTGCACAGTGAGATGAGGCAGGTAGTGACTCCCGCCCCAGGAAACTCTCACTGATCCCTGTGGTCTCCTTGGGCTGCCTCTGTCTGTACCTTGTGTGTGTTTCACTCTCCCAACCCCTTTTAGGACCCCCTGAGAGAAGATCATTCTAGAGATTCTATTATCTAGACAGTCTAGATAGTCCTAGATATGCCCTAGACTGCCACGTTGGGACACCTGGAGCCAGTCTTCACCACATCATGCCCACCAGAGGAAACAAGTTCTCTTTTATGAAGGTGGAACTTGCCATCACAAAAGAGGCTTGCCCGTCCGCTCTCTTCTTCCTCGCTGAGGACAATACTGCATAGTTTCCAGAAGGTGAGGCAGGGAAATTTGACAGGAAAATTTGCCCAACTGCCTTCTTTTCATCTATACTTTTACTTCCTTGGCCTCTTAGGTCTTCTTACTACCTCTGGTTTTGTGAAGAGCCACCCCCTGGCAAGGTCAGTCATGCCTGGAGTTCCCGTGCCATGTGCAATTGTCTATATGCTGGTATAAGGACTCCAACTATTGCTAACCTTCTAGTCTTCTTACAGTTAGCACATTGGTCTGAGTAATTTATGTAATTTCCCTATTGGAAGCTTAGGGCAGTTTCCGAGGGGAATTCTAATGTAGGAGGAAGAGGGGACTCTGGGGTAGGGTGACCACGGTGTGCAGTCGATTCCTTGTTGACGTTCGCTCCAGCACGAGCTGCACACGGCTGGCTACTTCCACGGGCACACTCAATGCAGGAAGCCATCCCCCAAGGATAGTCACTGACTCTTTTTAGGGTTACCACAGTGAGACCCAGACTGAGAAGACAGGAGCTCGCCTGGTACTTGGGGTCGTAGGACCATTTCAGGCAGAGAGGCCTTCAGATTCCTCCTTCTTCATACAGGGGCCATTGGAATCGTACAAGAGCTGCATCAGTtgctctctttcttgctcttcaGGAGGGCTTCCTAGCAACTGCCCTGCTGCCCCCATCCCAACTCAGCCATCTCCCTCATATAGGGAAAACGACTTGTCTATTTCTCTTGCTGTATATGTGGTTTTATCACTGAGCAGGGGACTTATCCCTTCCTTGATCGTCTTCCTCCAGGTATGACTAGAAAGACCTTTCTCTGCCTTTAATAATGCTGACACCATCATTTTGACCCGATTGTAAGCCCCAGCTGACTCGGGAGGGCAGCattggcatttttattttcactgattCCTGCACAGTTTATACACCTCCTTGGGCATGGTACTACCTGACTATACTAGGTCCTCACCATCTGAGAGGCCTCTGGGGAGGGGGTAGGTCAGGGTGGAGAAGGCAGGTGTGGAAGGAGGTGCCGTGGGACTCAACTCAAGCGTGGCTGAGGGACAGGGGGTCAGGGCCTGGGTGCTGGCCACAGGACACAGGCAGCAGGGATGCCCCTGGCCCATTGTGGGTGCCTTCTGCCTTCAGACTCACCACCCCCATTGTGATGTTCCAGCCAGGTGGACAGTGGACAACTGCTGTGTGAAAAAAGAGTGACAGCATCAGAGGGGAGGGGCTGAACACCGGGAGGGATGAGAGTGGCCTGGAAGGAACGGGGCAGAGAAACTGGATGAGAGAAAGCCTGGGAGGAtctgaagaaggaggaggaattaGGACAATGCCAGCTGCAGGAGGCAGAGAAGACTTCCTGGGGAATATTTTatcaatttctctcttttatttttaaccaccCAGAAGGCTCAGTACCTGGAAGGCTGGAAACATGGACATTTGACTTGCCACAcataaattggaaaagagaagatTCCCCCACTCGCTCCCTGGTCTCTTCACCTGCTCCCAGGGGGTTACCATTAACTATTGATctattatcattctttttttatggccacatagtattccatggtatatatgtgccacagttttgTAATACTGAGTATTATTATTTAAGTAACTTTCTTTTACAAAAGCAATTTGCTTATCACTTGGCAAATTATCATGAACAGTATTGTATGTCAAATACAAGCCCCAGACACAGGCACTGGGCCTCCTTGCAGTGCATGGGAAGGTGATGTCACCCAGTTAGAGTTCTGTCCCCAGTCTAGCACACCTCATATGATGCTCAACAACTGCTACTGTCAAAGAGAATTATCGGGATGACTTGAAGGGTCTTTCCAGTCATAAAGGTCAACAAGGCCACCAGGGTGTCCTCAGCCAGGTCCACACAGAAGTGATGGGAAAAGAAGTGTTAGTGACAGGAGGGAGGCCAGAATTCAGAGAGACAGAACTGGCCTGGACATCCCAACCTGTAGAGCTGAGTCTTGTTCTTGGTGTGTCAACCCATGAAAAGGGTGTTAATTACACCCTATCCTGAGCCTGGGGGTATAGCTCAAGGGTAGAGCATTTGACTGCAGATCAAGAGGTCCCTGGTTCAAATCCAGGTGCCCCCTGCCCTGTTTTACTTTTAACCACCAAAGTGGGTCCTGGATCACATGCTCCTCTCAATTTGGTCACAACCAAATTCCACATGGCCAGTCTCGGGCTCTCTCTATTAACCCCACCCTGGGCAAGACATGACCAGGCCTGCTGCCCCCTCTGCTCCCGCTCCCCATCTGCTGAGCCCTCAACAGGCCCAACGAGATGCCCGCCTgcccccccctcccccgacccggTCCCCAGAAATCACCCAACTGACTTCCAGTTGAAAGTCTAGCACTAAGAGGCACTAAATTTGCACCATGGACCTCTTGACCTGCAGGCAAATGCTCTTCCTCTGAGCTAGAAACCCACTTCAGATGAGTTCCCAATGGACACTGCCTAAGCATGTGGCCTGCTCAGGGGAGGGATCCTCCTGAAACCCACAGTAGTTTCTGTTTACTCCAGGTCAGGTCCCATGTCCTGGCAGACCTATCTCATACCAACCAACGCTCTCTGGCCATTGGCTCTGTCCCTCTCCCACTGACCCCTCATTTGAGTCCCAGAGCCTCCTCTGTACTGTGTGGTCCGTTCTCTTCCTTCTGTCTCAAGCTGAGTGCATGAGCTTTGACATCACTTCTTGCTGGAATGA
This window of the Pongo abelii isolate AG06213 chromosome 6, NHGRI_mPonAbe1-v2.0_pri, whole genome shotgun sequence genome carries:
- the LOC134761694 gene encoding uncharacterized protein LOC134761694; the protein is MASRALSLLEGTRGVTLGLARFHLLSYTKALPLLLSQELPWQPSQKAAKPTTPLHFWSEDLGDTEFHSDFYDDVKFLQGTHRWSLKSRLHFAPLLTSSRTHHGTHHESHIAMEITPLSPQTGISPFSKGDPQKRHSERGSSGLLLGPVSSGERKAGLRDICRMIYSNLLTLHVRQGPTELPKDLDWLMTELIPSSPYNLPGAHVPA